The following proteins come from a genomic window of Pseudomonas sp. MAG733B:
- the bluB gene encoding 5,6-dimethylbenzimidazole synthase has protein sequence MTDNAFSEAERAAVYRAIAERRDMRHFSGGTVEPELLRRLLEAAHQAPSVGLMQPWRFIRISNRDLRGKIQALVEEERIRTAEALGERTDEFMQLKVEGINNCAEVLVAALMDDRERHIFGRRTLPEMDLASLSCAIQNLWLASRAEGLGMGWVSLFEPQALADLLGLPSGAKPLAILCLGPVKEFYPAPMLVLEGWAQARPLSELLYENFWGVSQ, from the coding sequence ATGACAGACAACGCCTTCTCCGAAGCCGAACGCGCAGCCGTCTACCGCGCCATCGCCGAACGCCGCGACATGCGTCACTTCAGCGGCGGCACGGTCGAGCCCGAGTTGCTCCGGCGCCTGCTCGAAGCCGCGCACCAGGCACCGAGCGTCGGCCTGATGCAGCCTTGGCGTTTCATCCGCATCAGCAACCGCGATTTGCGCGGCAAGATCCAGGCGCTGGTGGAAGAAGAACGCATCCGCACCGCCGAAGCCCTCGGCGAGCGCACCGACGAGTTCATGCAACTCAAGGTCGAAGGCATCAACAACTGCGCGGAAGTGTTGGTCGCCGCGCTGATGGATGATCGCGAACGGCATATCTTCGGGCGCCGTACCCTGCCGGAAATGGATTTGGCTTCGTTGTCCTGCGCGATCCAGAACCTGTGGCTGGCGTCCCGTGCCGAAGGACTGGGCATGGGCTGGGTTTCATTGTTCGAACCGCAAGCCCTTGCGGATTTGCTGGGCCTGCCATCCGGCGCCAAGCCACTGGCCATTTTGTGCCTGGGGCCGGTCAAGGAATTCTATCCGGCGCCGATGCTGGTGCTCGAAGGCTGGGCGCAGGCGCGCCCGCTGAGCGAATTGTTGTATGAGAATTTTTGGGGAGTGAGTCAATGA
- a CDS encoding glutathione peroxidase, with protein MLMRWLAVPALLVAFTGLAQAADCPALLQGSLPKLRANESIDLCKSFAGKPLVVVNTASFCGFAPQFKSLEALNQRYKAQGLEVIGVPSNDFKQESKDGAETAKVCYVNYGVTFTMTEPQKVRGDDATNLFKVLAKQSKNAPKWNFYKYVVDRQGKVIASFSSLTKPDDPDFIAAVEKALASPRLASVP; from the coding sequence ATGCTGATGCGCTGGCTAGCAGTTCCCGCGTTACTGGTGGCGTTTACCGGATTGGCTCAAGCGGCGGATTGCCCGGCGCTGCTGCAAGGTTCTTTGCCCAAGTTGCGCGCCAATGAATCCATCGATTTGTGCAAGAGCTTTGCCGGCAAGCCGTTGGTGGTGGTCAATACCGCCAGCTTCTGTGGCTTTGCCCCTCAGTTCAAAAGCCTTGAAGCGTTGAATCAGCGTTACAAGGCGCAGGGGCTCGAGGTGATTGGCGTGCCGTCCAATGACTTCAAGCAGGAGTCCAAGGACGGTGCCGAGACCGCCAAGGTTTGCTATGTGAACTACGGCGTGACGTTCACCATGACCGAGCCGCAAAAAGTCCGCGGCGACGATGCGACGAATCTGTTCAAGGTCCTCGCCAAGCAGTCAAAAAATGCGCCGAAGTGGAATTTCTACAAGTACGTGGTCGACCGTCAGGGCAAGGTGATTGCCAGTTTCTCCAGCCTGACCAAGCCTGATGATCCTGATTTCATCGCTGCCGTCGAGAAAGCCCTGGCTTCGCCGCGGCTCGCCTCGGTGCCCTGA
- a CDS encoding adenosylcobinamide-GDP ribazoletransferase → MLPFWIALQFLSSLPIRLPGMPAPQELGRSLLFYPLVGLLFGGILWVSNWLLAGTPLLLHTALLLTVWVLLSGALHLDGLADSADAWLGGFGDRERTLTIMKDPRSGPIAVVTLALVLLLKFAALVALIEQQHALVLIIVPLIGRSALLGLFLTTPYVRAGGLGQALADHLPRSAGRQVLAVSALACVSIAGVSGVLALLLAAGMFVWLRQVMLRRLGGTTGDTAGALLELLEVAVLVGLAIF, encoded by the coding sequence ATGTTGCCGTTCTGGATCGCCCTGCAATTTCTGAGCAGCCTGCCGATTCGTCTGCCGGGCATGCCGGCGCCGCAGGAACTGGGGCGGTCGTTGCTGTTTTATCCGCTGGTGGGGTTGTTGTTCGGCGGGATTTTGTGGGTGTCGAACTGGCTGTTGGCGGGCACACCGCTGTTGCTGCATACCGCATTGTTGCTGACGGTTTGGGTGTTACTCAGCGGCGCACTGCATCTGGACGGACTGGCCGACAGCGCCGATGCATGGCTCGGCGGTTTCGGTGATCGCGAACGCACGCTGACGATCATGAAAGATCCGCGCAGCGGCCCGATCGCGGTGGTCACGCTGGCGCTGGTGTTGCTGCTCAAATTCGCCGCACTGGTTGCGTTGATCGAGCAACAGCATGCGCTGGTCCTGATCATCGTGCCCTTGATCGGTCGCAGTGCGTTGCTGGGCTTGTTCCTGACCACGCCTTATGTGCGCGCAGGCGGTTTGGGTCAGGCACTGGCCGACCATCTTCCGCGTTCGGCGGGCAGGCAGGTGCTGGCGGTCAGTGCCTTGGCTTGTGTGTCGATTGCAGGCGTCAGCGGTGTTCTGGCGCTGCTGTTGGCGGCGGGGATGTTTGTCTGGCTGCGGCAGGTGATGCTGCGACGCTTGGGCGGAACAACGGGTGACACCGCCGGTGCATTGCTGGAATTGCTGGAAGTTGCGGTGCTGGTGGGCTTGGCGATTTTCTGA
- the cobD gene encoding threonine-phosphate decarboxylase CobD, protein MLEHGGRLRKAALEYGIEDADWLDLSSGLAPWPFPVPDIPLRAWARLPETDDGLEQAACDYYGTLQALPVAGSQMAIQLLPRLRRAGKVGVLSPCYAEHAEAWRRNGYIVREVLEQEVDFFVDSLDVLVVVNPNNPTGLSLTPARLLDWHARLAQRGGWLVVDEAFMDNTPHLSVAPFAHQVGLIVLRSFGKFFGLAGVRLGFVLAERKLLKLLAEQVGPWAVSGPTRVLGQACLRDTEGHMRQRVRADEASERLASLLALHGFQPQGGCALFQWLITERAEELHEFMARRGILLRLFAHNSSLRFGLPGEEADWMRLSAAFEAFAKDSR, encoded by the coding sequence ATGCTTGAACACGGTGGACGGTTGCGCAAGGCGGCGCTCGAATACGGCATCGAGGACGCCGATTGGCTCGACCTGTCCAGCGGCCTCGCGCCCTGGCCGTTTCCGGTTCCGGATATCCCGCTGCGGGCCTGGGCACGGCTGCCGGAAACCGATGATGGCCTGGAGCAGGCTGCCTGTGATTACTACGGCACCTTGCAGGCATTGCCGGTGGCCGGTTCGCAGATGGCCATCCAGTTGCTGCCGCGTTTGCGCCGGGCCGGCAAAGTCGGCGTGCTGTCGCCGTGTTACGCCGAACATGCCGAAGCCTGGCGCCGCAACGGTTACATCGTGCGTGAAGTGCTGGAGCAGGAAGTCGACTTTTTTGTCGACAGCCTCGACGTGTTGGTAGTGGTCAATCCGAACAATCCCACGGGCCTGAGCCTGACGCCCGCCCGGTTGCTGGACTGGCATGCGCGTCTGGCGCAACGCGGTGGCTGGCTGGTGGTGGACGAAGCGTTCATGGACAACACGCCGCACCTGAGTGTGGCGCCGTTTGCCCATCAGGTCGGTTTGATCGTGCTGCGTTCGTTCGGCAAGTTTTTCGGTCTGGCCGGTGTACGTTTGGGATTCGTGCTGGCCGAGCGCAAGTTGCTCAAACTGCTCGCCGAGCAGGTGGGACCGTGGGCGGTCAGCGGGCCGACCCGTGTGTTGGGGCAGGCGTGCCTGCGCGATACCGAAGGGCATATGCGGCAGCGGGTTCGCGCCGACGAGGCCAGCGAGCGTCTCGCGTCATTGCTGGCGCTGCACGGTTTCCAGCCACAGGGCGGCTGTGCGCTGTTCCAATGGCTGATCACCGAGCGCGCCGAAGAATTGCATGAGTTCATGGCCCGGCGCGGCATTCTGCTGCGCTTGTTCGCGCACAACAGCAGCCTGCGCTTTGGCCTGCCGGGCGAGGAAGCGGACTGGATGCGTCTCTCCGCAGCCTTCGAAGCCTTTGCCAAGGACAGCCGATGA
- a CDS encoding MarR family transcriptional regulator yields the protein MLDSQCLCINLRRAARGVSRHYDGALDGFGINVAQYSLLCNLQRLDQPSISTLAEAMGLDRSTLGRNLRVLEGEGLVTLIEGEDMRNRIVKLTDAGAERLKAALPAWEAAQQRLIDRLGAEKRETLLKLLDELA from the coding sequence ATGCTCGACTCCCAATGTTTATGCATCAACCTGCGTCGCGCCGCCCGTGGCGTCAGCAGGCATTACGACGGCGCTCTCGATGGCTTCGGGATCAACGTTGCGCAGTATTCTTTGCTGTGCAATCTGCAGCGTCTGGATCAGCCGAGCATTTCCACCCTGGCCGAGGCCATGGGCCTGGATCGCAGCACGCTCGGGCGCAATCTGCGGGTGCTGGAGGGCGAAGGGTTGGTGACGCTGATCGAAGGCGAGGACATGCGCAATCGCATCGTGAAGCTGACCGACGCCGGCGCTGAACGGTTGAAGGCGGCATTGCCGGCCTGGGAGGCGGCGCAACAGCGATTGATCGATCGCTTGGGCGCCGAAAAGCGCGAAACATTATTGAAGTTGCTGGACGAACTGGCTTGA
- the cobU gene encoding bifunctional adenosylcobinamide kinase/adenosylcobinamide-phosphate guanylyltransferase, with the protein MLQLILGGARSGKSRLAEKLATDSQLSVTYIATSQPLDGEMNDRVAHHRARRPAEWALIEEPLELARVLRENARADHCLLVDCLTLWLTNLLMLDDAERLSAERDALLECLASLPGEIIFVSNETGMGVVPLGELTRRYVDEAGWLHQALAERCQRVVLTVAGLPLTLKGTAL; encoded by the coding sequence ATGCTGCAACTGATCCTCGGCGGCGCCCGCTCCGGCAAAAGTCGCCTGGCCGAAAAACTCGCGACTGACAGTCAATTGTCGGTGACCTACATCGCCACCAGCCAGCCGCTGGACGGCGAAATGAACGATCGGGTCGCCCATCACCGCGCCCGTCGCCCCGCCGAATGGGCGCTGATCGAAGAACCGCTCGAACTCGCCCGCGTCCTGCGTGAAAACGCCCGCGCCGATCATTGCCTGTTGGTGGATTGCCTGACCCTGTGGCTGACCAATCTGCTGATGCTCGACGATGCCGAACGCCTGAGCGCCGAGCGCGATGCTTTGCTGGAGTGCCTGGCGTCGCTGCCGGGTGAAATCATTTTTGTCAGCAACGAAACCGGAATGGGTGTCGTGCCGCTGGGCGAATTGACTCGCCGCTATGTCGATGAAGCCGGTTGGCTGCATCAAGCCCTGGCCGAGCGCTGTCAGCGAGTCGTCCTGACCGTCGCCGGCCTGCCCCTGACTCTCAAAGGAACTGCGTTATGA
- the cobT gene encoding nicotinate-nucleotide--dimethylbenzimidazole phosphoribosyltransferase: protein MTQSWWLNPCQPIDAQAVEQAQARQQQLTKPAGSLGQLESVAVQLAGLQGQVKPSLEQLWIAIFAGDHGVVAEGVSAFPQEVTGQMLHNFVNGGAAISVLARQLGASLEVVDLGTVTPSLNLPGVRHLNVGPGTTNFVQGPAMTVAQGERALQAGRDSVLRAKAAGAQLFIGGEMGIGNTTAASALACALLDCPVVHLTGPGTGLNAAGVSHKGEVIERALALHGAQRGDALQTLFNLGGFEIAALVGAYLACAQEGVAVLVDGFICSVAAVVAVRLNPECRQWLLFGHRGAEPGHRHVLETLNAEPLLDLGLRLGEGSGAALAVPLLRLACDLHGQMATFAEAAVADRPA, encoded by the coding sequence ATGACCCAATCCTGGTGGCTGAACCCGTGCCAACCGATCGATGCCCAGGCCGTCGAGCAGGCGCAAGCGCGTCAACAGCAATTGACCAAGCCGGCCGGTTCTCTGGGGCAGCTTGAGTCGGTGGCGGTGCAATTGGCGGGGTTGCAAGGGCAGGTCAAGCCGAGCCTGGAGCAGCTGTGGATCGCGATTTTTGCCGGTGACCATGGTGTGGTCGCTGAAGGGGTTTCGGCATTTCCCCAGGAAGTCACCGGGCAAATGCTGCACAACTTCGTCAACGGCGGCGCGGCGATCAGCGTACTGGCGCGGCAGTTGGGGGCTTCCCTTGAAGTGGTCGACCTCGGCACAGTCACTCCGTCGTTGAACCTGCCGGGAGTGCGTCACTTGAACGTTGGTCCGGGCACGACGAATTTTGTGCAAGGCCCGGCGATGACTGTGGCTCAAGGTGAGCGTGCGTTGCAGGCCGGTCGCGACAGCGTGCTGCGGGCGAAAGCGGCCGGTGCGCAGTTGTTCATTGGCGGCGAAATGGGTATTGGCAACACCACGGCCGCCAGTGCGCTGGCCTGTGCTTTGCTCGATTGTCCGGTGGTACACCTGACTGGACCGGGCACCGGTTTGAATGCGGCAGGTGTCAGCCACAAAGGCGAAGTGATCGAGCGAGCATTGGCCTTGCACGGCGCTCAGCGTGGTGATGCGCTGCAAACATTGTTCAATCTCGGCGGCTTCGAAATTGCGGCGTTGGTCGGCGCGTATCTGGCCTGTGCCCAGGAAGGCGTCGCGGTGCTGGTGGACGGTTTCATCTGCAGCGTCGCGGCGGTGGTGGCGGTGCGCCTCAATCCTGAATGCCGGCAATGGCTGTTGTTCGGTCATCGTGGTGCCGAGCCGGGGCATCGGCATGTTCTGGAAACCTTGAACGCCGAACCATTGCTCGACCTCGGTTTGCGTCTGGGCGAGGGCAGTGGTGCGGCATTGGCGGTGCCGTTGCTGCGTCTGGCCTGTGATCTGCACGGGCAGATGGCGACCTTCGCCGAAGCGGCGGTCGCGGATCGTCCGGCATGA
- a CDS encoding cobyric acid synthase produces the protein MTTLMVQGTTSDAGKSTLVTALCRWVTRQGVSVVPFKPQNMALNSAVTADGGEIGRAQAVQAQAAYLEPHTDMNPVLLKPNSDTGAQVIIHGRAVTTMNAVAYHDYKAIAMQAVLASHERLSAAYPVVMVEGAGSPAEINLRAGDIANMGFAEAVDCPVVLIADINRGGVFAHLVGTLELLSPSEQARVKGFIINRFRGDIALLQPGLDWLEERTGKPVIGVLPYVMDLHLEAEDGIDQRQTDKAEQVLKVVVPVLPRISNHTDFDPLRLHPQVDLQFVGPGQAIPPADLIILPGSKSVRSDLAYLRANGWETAISRHLRYGGKVLGICGGLQMLGEQVHDPLGLEGAPGSSAGLGLLAFETQLEQDKQLRNVRGRLALEDAEVSGYEIHAGVTTGPALEHAAVQLDDGRSDGAQSVDGQIFGTYLHGLFESPAACSALLRWAGLQAVQDVDYHGLRERDIERLADLVEKHLDTGLLRELCGI, from the coding sequence ATGACCACGCTGATGGTGCAAGGCACCACGTCCGATGCCGGTAAAAGCACACTGGTCACGGCACTGTGCCGATGGGTCACGCGTCAGGGTGTGAGCGTGGTGCCGTTCAAACCGCAGAACATGGCGCTCAACAGCGCCGTGACTGCCGATGGTGGCGAGATCGGTCGCGCGCAAGCGGTGCAGGCCCAGGCCGCGTATCTCGAACCGCACACCGACATGAACCCGGTGCTGCTCAAACCCAACAGCGACACCGGTGCTCAAGTAATTATCCACGGTCGTGCGGTCACGACGATGAACGCCGTGGCTTATCACGACTACAAAGCCATCGCCATGCAAGCGGTGCTGGCCTCCCACGAACGCTTGAGCGCGGCGTATCCGGTGGTGATGGTCGAAGGTGCGGGCTCGCCGGCCGAGATCAATCTGCGTGCCGGCGACATCGCCAACATGGGGTTTGCCGAAGCGGTGGATTGCCCGGTGGTGCTGATCGCCGACATCAATCGTGGCGGGGTTTTCGCGCATCTGGTGGGCACGCTGGAGCTGCTGTCGCCGAGCGAGCAGGCGCGGGTCAAAGGCTTCATCATCAACCGTTTTCGCGGCGACATCGCCTTGCTGCAACCCGGTCTCGACTGGCTTGAAGAGCGCACCGGCAAACCGGTGATCGGGGTGCTGCCCTACGTGATGGACCTGCATCTGGAGGCCGAGGACGGCATCGATCAGCGCCAGACCGACAAGGCCGAGCAGGTCCTGAAAGTTGTGGTGCCGGTGCTGCCGCGCATCAGCAACCACACCGATTTCGACCCGCTGCGCCTGCACCCACAGGTCGACCTGCAATTCGTCGGCCCCGGCCAGGCGATTCCACCGGCCGACCTGATCATTCTCCCCGGCTCGAAAAGCGTGCGCAGCGACCTTGCGTACCTGCGCGCCAATGGCTGGGAAACGGCGATTTCCCGGCATTTGCGCTACGGCGGAAAAGTCTTGGGTATTTGTGGCGGCCTGCAGATGCTCGGCGAACAAGTCCACGATCCATTGGGCCTTGAAGGCGCGCCGGGTTCCAGTGCGGGGCTTGGATTGCTGGCGTTCGAAACGCAGCTCGAACAGGATAAGCAACTGCGCAATGTGCGCGGGCGTCTGGCGCTTGAAGATGCCGAAGTCAGCGGCTATGAAATCCATGCCGGCGTGACCACCGGCCCGGCGCTGGAACACGCTGCCGTGCAACTGGATGACGGTCGTAGCGATGGCGCGCAGAGCGTCGACGGACAGATTTTCGGCACCTATCTGCATGGCCTGTTCGAGTCCCCGGCGGCGTGCAGTGCACTGCTGCGCTGGGCTGGTTTGCAGGCGGTGCAGGATGTGGATTACCACGGGTTGCGCGAGCGCGATATCGAGCGGCTGGCGGATCTGGTGGAGAAGCATCTGGATACCGGGCTGTTGCGGGAGCTCTGTGGGATTTGA
- a CDS encoding MFS transporter, with the protein MTSMWRTCGWVLLGSALILALSLGVRHGFGLFLAPMSAEFGWGREVFAFAIALQNLIWGLAQPFTGALADRFGAAKVVLVGGVLYALGLVFMGLSDSAATLSLSAGLLIGIGLSGTSFSVILGVVGRAVPPEKRSMGMGIASAAGSFGQFAMLPGTLGLIGWLGWSAALLVLGLLVALIVPLVGMLKDKPLPVLGHEQTLSEALREACSHSGFWLLAFGFFVCGFQVVFIGVHLPAYLVDQHLPATVGTTVLALIGLFNIFGTYTAGWLGGRMSKPRLLTGLYLLRAVVIGLFLWAPVTTTTAYLFGMAMGFLWLSTVPLTNGTVATLFGVRNLSMLGGIVFLFHQLGSFLGGWLGGVVYDRTGSYDLIWQVAILLSLMAAALNWPVRERPVARLQSQMSPT; encoded by the coding sequence ATGACATCGATGTGGCGTACGTGCGGTTGGGTTTTGTTGGGGAGTGCGCTGATTCTTGCGTTGTCTCTGGGAGTTCGCCACGGCTTCGGGCTGTTTCTGGCGCCGATGAGCGCCGAATTCGGCTGGGGGCGCGAGGTGTTCGCGTTCGCCATCGCCCTGCAAAACCTGATCTGGGGCCTGGCCCAGCCGTTTACCGGCGCGTTGGCCGACCGCTTCGGCGCGGCGAAAGTGGTACTTGTCGGTGGCGTCCTGTACGCCCTGGGCCTGGTGTTCATGGGCCTGTCCGACTCGGCGGCGACCTTGTCCTTGAGCGCCGGTCTGTTGATCGGTATCGGCCTGTCCGGCACTTCATTCTCGGTGATCCTCGGCGTGGTTGGCCGGGCAGTCCCACCGGAGAAACGCAGTATGGGCATGGGAATTGCCAGCGCCGCCGGTTCGTTCGGCCAATTCGCCATGTTGCCCGGCACGCTGGGGTTGATCGGCTGGCTCGGCTGGTCTGCGGCGCTGCTGGTGCTGGGCCTGTTGGTGGCGCTGATCGTGCCGCTGGTGGGCATGCTCAAGGACAAGCCATTGCCTGTCCTCGGTCATGAGCAAACCCTTTCCGAAGCACTGCGCGAAGCCTGTTCCCACTCGGGATTCTGGCTGCTGGCGTTCGGCTTTTTTGTCTGCGGTTTCCAGGTGGTGTTCATCGGCGTGCATTTGCCGGCGTACCTGGTGGATCAACATCTTCCGGCGACGGTCGGCACGACGGTGCTGGCTTTGATCGGTTTGTTCAACATCTTCGGCACCTACACCGCAGGCTGGCTGGGCGGGCGCATGTCCAAGCCGCGTTTGCTGACTGGTTTGTATCTGCTGCGAGCGGTGGTAATCGGGCTGTTCCTGTGGGCGCCGGTGACCACGACCACCGCGTATCTGTTCGGCATGGCCATGGGCTTCCTGTGGCTGTCGACGGTGCCTTTGACCAACGGCACGGTGGCGACCTTGTTCGGCGTGCGAAATCTGTCCATGCTCGGAGGGATCGTGTTCCTGTTTCACCAGCTCGGTTCGTTCCTGGGCGGCTGGTTGGGTGGGGTGGTGTATGACCGGACCGGGAGCTACGACTTGATCTGGCAGGTAGCGATTCTCTTGAGCCTGATGGCCGCCGCATTGAACTGGCCGGTGCGGGAACGGCCGGTGGCACGTCTGCAAAGCCAAATGAGTCCGACATGA
- the cobC gene encoding alpha-ribazole phosphatase family protein: MTLRLDLLRHGETELGGGLRGSLDDALTDKGWQQMREAVIEQGPWDRLVSSPLQRCARFAEELGARLAVPVQLEKDLQELHFGAWEGQSAAELMKTDAEALGLFWADPYSFTPPEGEPVTDFSLRVLSAVARLRAAYAGERVLLISHGGVMRLLLAQARGLPREQLLNVEVGHGALFSLAVESDASLREVR, encoded by the coding sequence ATGACCTTGCGCCTGGACCTGCTGCGCCATGGTGAAACCGAACTCGGCGGCGGCTTGCGCGGCAGTCTCGATGATGCGCTGACCGACAAGGGCTGGCAGCAGATGCGCGAGGCGGTGATTGAGCAGGGGCCTTGGGATCGCTTGGTCAGCTCACCGTTGCAACGATGCGCGCGGTTCGCCGAGGAACTCGGTGCCCGGCTGGCTGTGCCGGTGCAATTGGAGAAAGACCTGCAAGAGCTGCACTTCGGAGCCTGGGAAGGGCAGAGTGCTGCCGAACTGATGAAAACCGACGCCGAAGCCTTGGGTCTGTTCTGGGCTGATCCTTATTCGTTTACGCCGCCTGAAGGTGAGCCGGTTACGGACTTTTCGCTGCGGGTGTTATCGGCTGTGGCGCGATTGCGCGCGGCATACGCTGGCGAACGCGTGTTGCTGATCAGCCATGGCGGCGTCATGCGCTTGTTGCTGGCCCAGGCGCGAGGCTTGCCCCGTGAGCAGTTGCTCAACGTCGAGGTCGGCCATGGTGCGCTGTTCTCGCTGGCGGTCGAGTCCGATGCTTCGTTAAGGGAAGTGCGCTGA
- the cbiB gene encoding adenosylcobinamide-phosphate synthase CbiB: MSVALLSVAAVALDALLGEPKRWHPLVAFGRFAERIEQRFNGGGRGWRSHGVTAWVIVVLPLTLLATAFSWAPYVGWIVEILALYCALGMRSLGEHVEPVAKALRSGDLEEARKRVSYLVSRKTSELDETEVARAATESVLENGSDAVFAALFWFAVAGAPGVVLYRLSNTLDAMWGYRNERFERFGWAAAKIDDVLNYIPARLVALTYALLGKTRLAMKCWRTQGPTWDSPNAGPVMAAGAGALGVELGGPAIYHGELHQRPQLGEGVPADADSIDRGWQLVQRGVWLWLLILCVGAEFYA; the protein is encoded by the coding sequence ATGAGTGTGGCGTTGTTGAGTGTCGCCGCGGTTGCGCTGGATGCGCTGCTGGGTGAACCCAAACGCTGGCATCCGCTGGTGGCGTTCGGCCGATTTGCCGAACGCATCGAGCAACGTTTCAACGGCGGTGGTCGTGGCTGGCGCAGTCATGGTGTCACTGCGTGGGTGATCGTGGTGTTGCCGCTGACGTTGCTCGCCACGGCGTTTTCCTGGGCACCTTACGTAGGCTGGATCGTCGAGATTCTCGCGCTCTATTGCGCCCTCGGCATGCGCAGCCTCGGTGAACACGTCGAGCCTGTGGCGAAAGCCTTGCGCAGCGGCGATCTTGAAGAAGCACGCAAACGCGTCAGTTATCTGGTCAGCCGCAAAACCAGTGAGCTGGATGAGACCGAAGTCGCCCGTGCCGCCACCGAATCTGTGCTGGAGAACGGTAGCGACGCGGTGTTCGCCGCATTGTTCTGGTTTGCCGTGGCCGGTGCGCCGGGCGTGGTGCTCTACCGTTTGAGCAATACGCTGGATGCGATGTGGGGCTATCGCAACGAACGCTTTGAGCGCTTCGGTTGGGCGGCGGCGAAAATCGACGACGTACTCAATTACATTCCTGCGCGTCTGGTGGCTTTGACCTACGCGCTGCTGGGCAAAACTCGACTGGCCATGAAATGCTGGCGCACCCAGGGACCGACCTGGGACAGTCCGAATGCCGGTCCGGTGATGGCGGCGGGCGCCGGTGCGTTGGGTGTCGAGTTGGGCGGGCCGGCGATTTATCACGGTGAACTGCATCAGCGCCCGCAACTGGGCGAAGGTGTGCCGGCGGATGCCGACTCCATCGACCGTGGCTGGCAATTGGTCCAGCGCGGGGTATGGTTATGGCTGCTGATTCTCTGCGTGGGAGCTGAATTTTATGCTTGA